TTAGTTTAGTCAGTacagtttattggtctctggtgtACACACAGTGAGCGACTAATATAGCGCgtgtctaataaaatttaaataatggcaGCCACAAATGAAATTGATAGTTTAGACAAACTGATTTCAAGTACATTAACTGGAAAAGAACTAGAAGAATACAATAGAATTCACTATGGAAGAACGGATCATCATGAGTTACAGATTACAAAGAATACTATCGAACTtgcgaataacaataattttgaaatctcAGCATATGACTTTCCAGCAAAATATGAAGAAACTAGAAAATCTCGCATAGTGAAGGTGGGAATTATTCAACATTCCATTGTTTTACCGACTGACAGTAAAATAACGGAACAAAAATcaagtatttttgaaaaaatcggCGTCATTATTTCGGCCGCTGCCAGTGAAGGGGTCAATATCATTTGCTTGCAAGAAGCTTGGAACATGCCATTTGCTTTCTGCACAAGAGAAAACATCCATGGTGTGAATTTGCAGAACCTGTAAATGGGCCAAGTACTGTCTTTCTAGCTGAACTAGCAACAAAATATTCTATGGTTATTGTTTCACCCATTTTAGAAAGAGACGAAGTTCATGGTGATACAATTTGGAATACAGCTGTTGTGATAAATGAATTTGGAAAAGTCATTGGAAAGCACCGGAAAACCATATTCCAAGAGTAGGAGATTTTAACGAGTCCACATACTACTTTGAGGGTAATACAGGACACCCAGTGTTTGACACAACATATGGTAAAATAGCAATCAACATCTGCTATGGACGCCACCATCCTCTCAACTGGCTCATGTTTGGCATCAATGGAGCAGAGATAGTATTTAACCCATCAGCCACTGTTGCAGGCCTCAGTGAGCATTTGTGGGGAGTTGAAGCTCGTAATGCAGCTATAGCCAACAGCTATTTCACCTGCGCTATAAACAGAGTGGGTACTGAAGTATTTCCAAATGAATTCACATCTGCAGATGGCAAGCCAGCACACAAAGATTTTGGTCATTTCTATGGGTCAAGCTATGTCACTGCCCCAGATGGTGCAAGAACTCCAAGCCTGTCCAGAGTGAAAGATGGCTTACTGATAGCCCAAATGGATTTAAATCTCTGCCGCCAGATAAAAGACAAGTGGGGTTTTACTATGACACAGAGATTAGATCTGTATGCTAAAAGCTTGCAAAAGGCTGCTGAAATTGATTATGAGCCTCAAGTTGTAAAAAGCCAgttgtaaaaacatattttacatggTTTTCGGGATAATTTGTTTGAGCactattaagattataaatgtttattttcatgttaatattaaaaataagaagctttatttttgattgtcagtttttatttgttcttatattgaattttatgtttgttaattcgttttattattgttatattttggtgattttttttataagcttttatgtatatgtataattttgtatgtttatgtaccatgaagttttattaataaatagaatatccaaaaaacctttttttgatAACTAGACTGATAACCCCTGGTTATTCTGTGAAAAAAAATCCATGCTGTACTTTGTTGTGTTACAGTATTTCTATGATTGAGGCTATACCTAgcattatgtaacattttttattactatataattaCAGTACATGTCCAGTAACATTAAAGTGGGTGTGGTTACccctaaatattgttttaatggtaaataatgttttttctcATAGCAGCCAACTTGATATTGCATTAAGAGGATCTTTGAGAATATCTATAGATTAgtcaagttaaaatatttatactctaACTGTACACACTACGCCCAGAGCCTTGGACATAGACAGAAGAGTGATTATTCTCCAGGCccttaggaaaaaaatatatggaaaaaacatttattttgatgtgtACCATTCGCCTTATCTTTACATAGCCTTCAAATGACCAGAACAACTTGTTGATTCTATTAAGAGAaaggaaataaaacaacaattatttataaaacattgtgtATCAATGAGAATAATAGAGTGAGCTATACATAAATATAGGGGTTAGAATGGGGTACATGAATGTAACTATTCATGAACAAATTTCCATTGATGACCATGCATTTGACACAATAAATACATGTATGAAGACAGTTTATgattacactatttttttaattcaatttgcattATAACTTTCATTTCACTTTGATATAAACCATAGTAATTCTTCCcaaggtaattttttaattaatttcataaataaaatatatataaatactgttGTGTTTTAagtagaaattaataattattatttacttcaagttatgaaatcaatttatcattaaaatagaaaagaaaGGAGGAATGTTACAGCATGTACCCCAGATCTTTgactgtaaaattaatttatcactaAGCACTAATACTCTAGACATTCTTTGCACAGATGGCAGCACGTTTACGGTGACGGCCTGGAAACCGGACTTGATGCTGGCTACAGAGCAACGGGACCCACAAGTTTCACACTGAAGGAAGAATAATCGGGTATCTTTCTGCAGAATGGTGTCTGGAGAACGACATGTGTGACAAGTCACATATTCCTTGATATACCGGCGCAGCACATTCTCTATTTGTTTCTGCTTGGAAAGCGACCTTTAATGATAAGCTGGCTGTTACCGTCAACTGAACCACTAGTACCCAACTCAGCCAGTAAAAAGTCTAATAAATGTTTCGGCTGTCTGTGCAATGTTTTGCAAATTTCTGTAAAGTTTGCAAAGGATGTCTTCTTTGTACCAATTCTGACAACTTGTGGAGGTCTCATGATAAACTTCTGCTTTTCCAGACACCATGCTCGGGTTCTTCTCTCGCATGATGTCGAACACACGCTCGAGCAGCTCGTCGTACGTGTAGTCGCGGTCGCTGCCGACCCATACGCCGTGCTGGTCATCAGCATTCTCTTGATCCTCTCCTTTTGTATCATCCTCCAATACAAACTCATCGatgtttttcttcttcttcttctttctcgCATTTGTAAAgtctatatttaaatctaaatcaTCCACCGCTTCATCCTCCTGTTGCTCTGGCTCTTCCGTAGGCGGTGTCTCCGGTAAAGTATTTTCCAATTCTTCTAAATTAAAGAAagtcttcttttcttcttttttcttgCCGAAATTGTCCAGGTCGAGGTTATCATCCTCGGGCACGTCGACGTCACCTGTCTCCGCGGGCGCCTCCACGCTCGTGCTCTCACCTGTTTCGCCTGCTAGCGCTGCGTCCATGTCAAAACCagtctttttcttcttcttcttttcaACGATGGATCAAATATCATGTCTTCATCCatgtttttagtaaaatttattaaaaattagtaTCTGAAATACAAAAACTTGGTTATAATCCGATCCGACACAATTTGGCTGACGGCTAGTACAATGTttccacatatttttttttaaattaccccgagtatttatacaaataaacccGAAGCGCGGCACAATTcctgaaaattaaaaaagaaatacaccttataaaattttagatttttcagTACtgggaaatatttttcaaaaataatacatattttaccaTGCAGTATTTCCTGTAAATCATTATACGcattatttcttttcattttacaattctcttttatattacattagaaCTGTCGGTAAAAAATATGCTATATTAAATAAGAATGGATGAGAAGAGAcagtaaatagaaataaatttttcgCGCGTTGTGTCAAAAGCCTcttataagtttatataaaaataaaccaagtaGCAAGGACtacttgtatatattttataacccaatttttataataatattccaagaaagaaaatattttattaaaataacctcGTTGAAACTGGTACCTAATTTCGCCTTAAAAAAGGCAAAACTTGTAGTAGTGGCAACACTGGATTAATGTCAAAACGTTGCATCAGCTTTTGCTGAATGCCAAAATTATGTTTACCACATATTCGACAGtttggttaattttaaaatatatacattatattgacCGTTTCATTACGTTAGAAGATTGGAAATACTAAAAGTTtagatagttaaataaaaaaaaatacggaggATTTACGACttttatttccatataatatatattataattctctttgatttaCGACATAAAATATTCCACtaaacaaatcatttataatatctgTGGAAATAAAAAGCCGTTTGCACTATGGTTTAGTGATGTCAAATGAATTCGCCGCGTAGGATAtgcttgttcttattctgaggaaggatataaaaaaaattgagacaaacaaaataacacaGTGCAGATCTATAGAGActatattgaatttattgtcTAATAATGGCTGATCAGAATATAAAACGAGTTATTTTTggcaatttaatatttgaatgtttttatattggtaCAACTTTTGAAGATATTGTAAAGCAGACATCTGGCAACAATGCTCTCGTCTATATTCTATTGTTTACTATGATCTAacctcaaaattatatttgtactgTGTCGATTgtgtcaatattaaaaaacaatgcatTTAATTAAAGTCCATAGAAcattttccaagataaaaggAACTGTAACAAGACCATATTCACATGCTGCTGCCTTAGAACAAAATGAATACACAAGCTCACCTCATTATCCGCCTATTTTGGACATGTCGATTAGGGCTCGAAAATTTCGTGAAAGAGGGACACTTCATAgaaaaattcaacaaataaatactGTAGAAGCAAAACAGATAGCATTAAACATGCCTCGGTATTATGGCTGGAAGTGTGTTATGCtacatgaaaatataataccttACAATGCAATGCCTCTAGTCCAGTGTTACACGAGAACCCACTTTATGCCAATAGAAAAGCTTCCCGAAGCATACAGTGAATTAAACGAGTTAGCGGATGTAGTAGTTCCAGAAATAAAGTCACAAATAGAGGATGCAATAGCAATAGAAAGTTCAGGCATacagtaagtatttatatatttttttcaatgcctcaaataattaaagatattcaCTGAGTTCTGTCTCTACATAGATTTGTGAATGGTGtagttaatattgtaataattaaattattaattaagctAATTCTCTAAATTCATATTGTAGTAATATGTTGTTACTCTAAGATAGCTGGACAGGATTGTTTATATCCCTGGGAAATTATTGtaacttatataatacaaaaacaaagcaTTATGTTACATGATATATTAAATGACATGTCATTTCAGGAGAAATACACAATCACTCCAGGAATGTCTGAAGCAGCACAAAAGGAAGATGCATTGGCTAAATCCATTGTGAAACAAATCAACAGgattataacaaataacttaACAGACAAAGTGGCCCACATTCTGTCAACTCAGGTTGTGTTCAAATCTGATtatgtatttcaattatttcaaacctagtgttacaaaatcaaataaattcatGATAAACAGTAAtcatttcaaaaatgttaagccaGATACCATGTGGAAGTAATAACAATTCAAAGCCTATATTTCCTGATCATGTCATGTTGGTAATattcaatactagcttttgcccggctcgcccgcgttataaaagtttttcagactaaagttttccgttataaaagtagtagtttcccgggagcctatgttcttcccagggtctcaaactgtctccatactaaatttcatcttaatacgttgggtagttttttaatttaacacgttcaggcagacagatgcagcgggagactttgttttataatatattttttagaactttttaagtgaaacaatcccgtcatacattattgttgcataactttaaccgttaaCGCAGCGCAggtaacggaagctctcaaaactcataattttccccgtttttgcaacatgtttcattactgctccgctcctatcggtcatagcgtgatgatatataactttgagcactccacaaacataGGACtaatcaacacaaaaataatttttcagttcgaatcggtagttcctgagattagccattactgctccgctcctattgaatatagcgtgatgatatatagcctatagcactccatgaataaagggctatccaacgcaaaaagaatttttcagtttggaccggtagttcctgagattagccattactgctccgctcctattgggtatagcgtgatgatatatagcctatagcactccacgaacaaagggctatctaacgcaaaaagaatttttcagtttggaccggtagttcctgagattagccattactgccccgctcctattgagtatagcgtgatgatatatagcctatagcactccacgaacaaagggctatctaacacaaaaagaatttttcagtttggaccggtagttcctgagattagccattactgctccgctcctattggtcatagcgtgatgatatataacttagtgcactccaaaaacaaaagggctatccaacgtaaaagaatttttcggtttggactggtagttcctgagattagcacgttcaaacaaacaaacaaacaaactcttcagctttatataatagtatagattatataatatgataaatattttattgacaatttaaattatataaaacatgtattttaatgtatgtCTCTCTCAGTGGTTATAAAGCTTTTATAGCTTAATTTTAatctatgtacaaaaatattgattttacctATAAAACTCATTTTGAATCAAACAATTGTAGGTGGATTATGATCCAAGACATGAAGCATTTTGGTTTGTGGGTGGTGTTGATATACCACGAAAGGTAATCAAATGGAGACAACAGTACAATTGGTTGAAGGGCAGgctttttgaaaatattgataGACCTGTACAATATTTAGGTAAATGGTTTTTATTTGCTTGAGTTgtgatat
The genomic region above belongs to Manduca sexta isolate Smith_Timp_Sample1 unplaced genomic scaffold, JHU_Msex_v1.0 HiC_scaffold_59, whole genome shotgun sequence and contains:
- the LOC115440090 gene encoding LOW QUALITY PROTEIN: beta-ureidopropionase (The sequence of the model RefSeq protein was modified relative to this genomic sequence to represent the inferred CDS: inserted 2 bases in 2 codons), producing MAATNEIDSLDKLISSTLTGKELEEYNRIHYGRTDHHELQITKNTIELANNNNFEISAYDFPAKYEETRKSRIVKVGIIQHSIVLPTDSKITEQKSSIFEKIGVIISAAASEGVNIICLQEAWNMPFAFCTRENXPWCEFAEPVNGPSTVFLAELATKYSMVIVSPILERDEVHGDTIWNTAVVINEFGKVIGKHRXNHIPRVGDFNESTYYFEGNTGHPVFDTTYGKIAINICYGRHHPLNWLMFGINGAEIVFNPSATVAGLSEHLWGVEARNAAIANSYFTCAINRVGTEVFPNEFTSADGKPAHKDFGHFYGSSYVTAPDGARTPSLSRVKDGLLIAQMDLNLCRQIKDKWGFTMTQRLDLYAKSLQKAAEIDYEPQVVKSQL
- the LOC115440104 gene encoding LOW QUALITY PROTEIN: eukaryotic translation initiation factor 2 subunit 2 (The sequence of the model RefSeq protein was modified relative to this genomic sequence to represent the inferred CDS: inserted 4 bases in 3 codons; deleted 2 bases in 1 codon), whose amino-acid sequence is MDEDMIFDPSLXKKKKKKTGFDMDAALAGETGESTSVEAPAETGDVDVPEDDNLDLDNFGKKKEEKKTFFNLEELENTLPETPPTEEPEQQEDEAVDDLDLNIDFTNARKKKKKKNIDEFVLEDDTKGEDQENADDQHGVWVGSDRDYTYDELLERVFDIMREKNPSMVSGXKQKFIMRPPQVVRIGTKKTSFANFTEICKTLHRQPKHLLDFLLAELGTSGSVDGNSQLIIKGRFKQKQIENVLRRYIKEYVTCHTCRSPDTILQKDTRLFFLQCETCGSRCSVASIKSGFQAVTXKRAAICAKNV